In the genome of Gemmatimonas sp., one region contains:
- a CDS encoding glycoside hydrolase family 3 N-terminal domain-containing protein, whose protein sequence is MKTSPLARLSLSAVLVSAACASAAQTGRGPAAAPTSRRSEPITPIMEIAAAPKNAAADAFWADSVLKTLTLRQKAAQMVWIWTLGDYTATDAAAYTNIERLIREQELGGIIVSVGGPLDIASKVNALQAVSKLPLLVGADLETGAAFRARGGWFLPNAIELGGATSFPYQMGIGASRDTALAYEMGRVTAIEGRAMGIHMAFAPVLDVNNNPKNPVIAARSFGEDPALVSRMGAALVRGIQEHGMMATGKHFPGHGDTEQNSHLELSRVNVSRARLDSVELRPFQAAINAGVRGMMTFHGDLPALDTTHTAATLSATVMTDLLRTKMGFTGLLVTDALDMNGVLGNMTMAEATQRAVVAGNDVLLMPSDAKVSIQAVVDGVASGRFTEARIDASVKKLLMAKHEFGLDRERFVSVEGVRARVGVAANTAPARVAAEKAITLVRDSMALVPFKMPAASRVVSITVTPRVDLSAGRIFDAELKGTFANLLSLTLSPETVADNTAGAAAGGTGTYKINPEPALLPASVDNALAIARGADLVIVSSYIGASTNTASMVPTRGLPELLNGLRAANTKVVLVSFNNPYLQLGLPLTEAHLLAWSPWSLSQRAAARALLGKAPITGQLPITIPGVAPFGAGLRR, encoded by the coding sequence GTGAAGACTTCGCCACTCGCCCGCCTATCCTTGTCGGCGGTGCTCGTCAGCGCCGCGTGTGCTTCCGCCGCCCAGACCGGTCGTGGTCCGGCGGCCGCGCCGACCTCGCGACGTTCGGAGCCGATCACCCCGATCATGGAGATCGCGGCGGCGCCGAAAAATGCCGCCGCCGATGCCTTTTGGGCCGATTCGGTGCTCAAGACGCTGACGCTGCGCCAGAAAGCGGCGCAGATGGTATGGATCTGGACGCTGGGTGATTACACCGCCACCGACGCGGCCGCGTACACGAACATCGAACGTCTGATTCGCGAGCAGGAGCTCGGTGGCATCATCGTGTCGGTGGGCGGGCCGCTCGATATCGCTTCCAAGGTGAACGCGCTGCAAGCGGTGTCCAAGCTGCCGCTGTTGGTCGGTGCCGACCTCGAGACCGGGGCGGCCTTCCGCGCCCGCGGCGGCTGGTTCCTGCCCAATGCCATCGAACTCGGTGGGGCGACATCGTTCCCGTATCAGATGGGCATCGGTGCGTCGCGCGATACCGCGCTCGCCTACGAGATGGGGCGTGTCACGGCCATCGAAGGACGTGCCATGGGCATCCACATGGCGTTCGCGCCGGTGCTCGACGTGAACAACAATCCGAAGAACCCGGTGATTGCCGCCCGATCGTTCGGTGAAGATCCGGCGCTCGTGTCGCGCATGGGCGCGGCCTTGGTGCGCGGGATCCAGGAACACGGCATGATGGCCACCGGCAAGCACTTTCCGGGACATGGCGACACCGAGCAGAACTCGCACCTCGAACTCTCGCGCGTGAACGTGTCGCGCGCGCGGCTCGACAGCGTGGAGCTGCGGCCGTTTCAGGCGGCCATCAACGCCGGCGTGCGCGGCATGATGACGTTTCATGGCGACCTGCCGGCGCTCGACACCACGCATACGGCGGCCACGCTGAGCGCGACGGTGATGACCGATCTGTTGCGCACCAAGATGGGCTTCACCGGCCTGCTGGTGACCGACGCGCTCGATATGAATGGCGTGCTCGGCAACATGACGATGGCGGAAGCCACACAGCGCGCCGTGGTGGCGGGCAACGATGTGTTGCTGATGCCCAGTGATGCCAAAGTCTCGATTCAGGCGGTGGTGGACGGTGTGGCGTCGGGGCGGTTCACCGAAGCGCGCATCGATGCCTCGGTGAAGAAGCTGCTCATGGCCAAGCACGAATTCGGACTCGACCGCGAGCGCTTCGTGAGTGTGGAAGGCGTGCGGGCTCGCGTCGGTGTCGCGGCCAATACGGCGCCGGCTCGCGTCGCCGCCGAAAAGGCGATCACGCTCGTGCGCGACTCCATGGCGCTGGTGCCCTTCAAGATGCCGGCCGCCAGCCGCGTGGTCAGCATCACGGTCACGCCGCGAGTGGATCTCAGCGCCGGTCGCATCTTCGATGCGGAGCTGAAGGGCACCTTCGCCAATCTCTTGTCGCTCACGCTCAGCCCGGAAACGGTGGCGGACAACACCGCGGGCGCGGCCGCCGGCGGCACCGGAACGTACAAGATCAATCCGGAACCGGCGCTGTTGCCGGCGTCGGTCGACAACGCGCTGGCCATCGCGCGTGGCGCCGATCTCGTGATCGTGTCGAGCTACATCGGAGCGAGTACCAACACCGCGTCGATGGTTCCTACACGTGGGTTGCCGGAGCTGCTGAACGGCTTGCGCGCGGCGAACACGAAAGTCGTGCTGGTGTCGTTCAACAATCCGTACCTGCAGCTCGGTTTGCCCCTCACCGAAGCGCATCTGCTTGCCTGGAGCCCGTGGTCGCTCTCGCAACGGGCGGCGGCGCGTGCACTGCTCGGCAAGGCGCCGATCACCGGCCAGTTGCCGATCACGATTCCCGGCGTGGCGCCCTTCGGCGCCGGCCTGCGTCGCTGA
- a CDS encoding alginate export family protein: protein MACRVPFPRAVVGALLLAAATLRAQSTPTAAAATAHTWSDRLKKIPLYEGWPLTLTLSGQARWREEFMRGYNVGTLHDDYGFTRLMVGLDVQAGQSKGLHGRVLAELRDAQALSRTLPGGTRTTDGDRHDIQNLYADIGYGRSFVRYGRQEVSLNRERLVGVPDWANTRRGSEGTRAQLVRGRLVLEGADIRPMIVRLDRGNRPDSTARLRTLSLGSATGASRFARGVPTQWNGYWYEQTIRTSSSFTRRLTTGARTLWQFGTPAASRLVTAMELEGAVQRGHAGTRELQAWFWVAEAQLQWRRVRGTPSLALGLEEASSDRPATPGNEAFAVLYPAAHQHGGFADVIGRPNVTEVHAISSWDPLPSLSLRGAWYRFDRRRLDDGVYNKQNALFRAASGSTARHVADEVDLTAAWKATTHLRVLVGGATVLPGAFLSSTPGGAHVEHWGYLGTTFAF, encoded by the coding sequence ATGGCCTGTCGCGTCCCCTTCCCTCGAGCCGTCGTCGGCGCCCTGCTTCTCGCCGCGGCGACGTTGCGTGCCCAGTCGACCCCGACGGCGGCCGCCGCGACCGCGCACACGTGGAGCGATCGGCTCAAGAAGATTCCGCTTTACGAGGGGTGGCCGCTCACGCTGACGCTGTCTGGTCAGGCGCGCTGGCGCGAAGAGTTCATGCGGGGCTACAACGTGGGCACGCTGCACGACGACTACGGCTTCACCCGCCTCATGGTGGGCCTCGACGTGCAGGCCGGCCAATCCAAAGGGCTGCACGGGCGCGTGCTCGCGGAGCTGCGTGACGCGCAGGCGCTGAGCCGTACGTTACCGGGAGGCACGCGAACGACCGACGGTGACCGTCACGACATTCAGAATCTTTACGCCGACATCGGCTACGGCCGCTCGTTTGTCCGCTACGGACGTCAGGAGGTCTCGCTCAACCGTGAGCGACTGGTGGGCGTGCCCGACTGGGCCAACACGCGTCGTGGTTCAGAGGGTACGCGCGCGCAGCTTGTGCGTGGACGGCTGGTGCTGGAGGGTGCCGACATCCGCCCGATGATCGTGCGACTCGATCGCGGCAATCGCCCCGATAGCACGGCACGACTTCGCACGCTGTCGCTGGGCTCCGCGACCGGCGCGTCGCGATTCGCGCGCGGGGTACCGACGCAGTGGAACGGCTATTGGTACGAACAGACCATCCGCACCTCGTCGTCGTTCACACGGCGGCTCACCACCGGTGCCCGCACGCTCTGGCAGTTCGGCACCCCCGCGGCCTCGCGCCTCGTGACAGCGATGGAACTCGAAGGCGCGGTGCAACGAGGGCATGCCGGCACACGTGAGCTGCAGGCGTGGTTCTGGGTGGCCGAAGCGCAGCTGCAATGGCGACGCGTGCGCGGCACGCCGTCGCTCGCCCTCGGCCTCGAGGAAGCCAGCAGCGATCGACCAGCCACACCGGGCAACGAAGCGTTTGCGGTGCTCTATCCGGCGGCGCATCAGCATGGGGGATTTGCCGATGTGATCGGACGCCCCAATGTGACCGAGGTCCATGCCATCAGCAGTTGGGACCCGCTGCCGTCGCTCTCGCTGCGCGGCGCGTGGTACCGGTTCGACCGGCGCCGACTCGACGATGGCGTCTACAACAAACAGAACGCACTCTTCCGGGCGGCCAGCGGCTCGACCGCCCGTCATGTGGCCGACGAAGTCGATCTCACGGCCGCCTGGAAGGCGACCACCCATCTGCGCGTGCTCGTTGGTGGTGCCACCGTGCTACCCGGCGCGTTTCTCTCCAGCACGCCCGGGGGAGCCCACGTGGAGCATTGGGGGTATCTCGGTACGACGTTCGCTTTCTAG
- a CDS encoding carboxypeptidase-like regulatory domain-containing protein, whose protein sequence is MFRSLFAFMMAVPAVLGAQVRPATPVPPPTRARIVGSVFDSAATQWLGGATVQLVDAANPSNVRTAIAAANGRFAMDSVAVGTYLIGFFHQRLDQLAIEAPLFRVNITTPEELDVPLAIPSAESIITKRCGPGDPEQPMGLYMGFVRNAATNQQVPASRVRAQYTEVTVGSRGVERRYPSRFGSSTDDGLFTLCGVPRNAPITARAYAGTDSTGFIELRVPRNGLLVRDLVIGSTNKGTGALRGTVKSTSGKEIASARVVLWGASGNGTNTTSGQYSLDGLPTGTQMVEARAIGYQPMRLVVDVPASDAATADITLETLVATVDTVRVRGDRVSNQIAEFEKRRRAGFGSFIDENQLNARAPIFMADIFRSVPGVVIASGQSPQGRVMMRNNGGTCAPAVFLNGMNVQVPDGNLDAIMNSQEVLAVEVYSRTSSVPPQFDSRNGCGSIVVWTGPRKQRR, encoded by the coding sequence ATGTTTCGATCACTCTTCGCGTTCATGATGGCCGTACCTGCGGTGCTCGGTGCGCAGGTGCGTCCGGCTACGCCGGTGCCGCCACCCACCCGCGCGCGCATTGTCGGCAGCGTGTTCGACAGCGCGGCGACGCAGTGGCTGGGCGGGGCCACGGTGCAGTTGGTGGACGCGGCCAATCCATCGAACGTGCGTACCGCCATCGCCGCCGCCAACGGACGCTTCGCGATGGATTCCGTCGCCGTGGGCACGTATCTGATCGGCTTCTTTCATCAGCGACTCGACCAGCTCGCGATTGAAGCGCCGCTGTTTCGGGTGAACATCACCACGCCGGAAGAGCTCGACGTCCCGCTGGCAATACCATCGGCCGAGTCGATCATCACCAAGCGATGCGGCCCCGGTGACCCCGAACAACCGATGGGGCTCTATATGGGCTTCGTACGCAACGCGGCCACGAATCAGCAGGTGCCGGCGTCGCGCGTGCGCGCTCAATACACCGAGGTCACGGTCGGATCGCGCGGCGTGGAACGTCGCTATCCATCGCGCTTCGGCAGCAGCACCGACGATGGTCTGTTCACGCTCTGCGGTGTGCCGCGCAACGCGCCGATCACGGCGCGCGCCTATGCAGGCACCGACTCCACCGGGTTCATCGAGCTGCGCGTACCACGCAACGGCTTGCTGGTGCGTGATCTCGTGATCGGCTCGACTAACAAGGGCACGGGTGCGCTGCGCGGTACCGTGAAGAGCACGAGCGGTAAGGAGATCGCCAGCGCACGCGTGGTGCTCTGGGGGGCCAGCGGCAATGGCACCAATACGACGAGCGGCCAGTATTCGCTGGACGGGCTCCCCACAGGTACCCAAATGGTGGAAGCGCGCGCCATCGGCTACCAGCCGATGCGGCTCGTGGTCGACGTCCCCGCCAGCGACGCCGCGACGGCCGACATCACGCTCGAAACGCTGGTCGCCACGGTCGACACCGTGCGCGTGCGCGGTGACCGCGTCTCCAATCAGATTGCCGAATTCGAGAAACGTCGCCGCGCCGGTTTCGGGTCATTCATCGACGAGAATCAGTTGAACGCGCGCGCCCCGATCTTCATGGCCGACATCTTCCGCTCGGTGCCGGGTGTGGTGATCGCCAGTGGTCAGTCCCCGCAGGGACGCGTGATGATGCGCAACAACGGCGGCACCTGTGCGCCGGCGGTGTTCCTGAATGGGATGAACGTGCAGGTACCAGATGGCAATCTTGACGCAATCATGAATTCGCAGGAAGTCCTGGCGGTGGAGGTGTACTCACGCACGTCCAGCGTGCCCCCCCAGTTCGACTCACGGAATGGTTGCGGCTCGATCGTCGTCTGGACGGGCCCGCGGAAGCAGCGCCGCTGA
- a CDS encoding WHG domain-containing protein, which translates to MVYPSKLSRESVVGAALSLIREQGADALGMRAVALRLTVRPASLYKHVIDLAGLQALLAEHAAAELLAAIDGAIARAPRSAAVESQKMPMLFMANEYLRFAREQPALYAMLTTPGGLLTSATPTSVTTAAIANAIAHTIPQTARAALSKRLMQVVGELTGATDDAEAAVALWAFLHGFITLERAGMFGASSPKGGFARGVRAMAAGLRRPASGGHPAIAEPEPSRTADGATG; encoded by the coding sequence ATGGTTTATCCGTCGAAGCTGTCGCGCGAGAGCGTTGTCGGGGCGGCCCTCTCCCTGATCCGGGAACAGGGCGCCGACGCACTCGGCATGCGAGCGGTAGCGCTACGCTTGACCGTTCGCCCCGCGTCCTTGTACAAGCATGTGATCGATCTGGCTGGTCTGCAGGCCCTACTGGCCGAGCATGCCGCGGCCGAGCTGCTGGCGGCGATAGACGGCGCGATCGCGCGCGCGCCACGCTCGGCGGCCGTCGAATCACAGAAGATGCCGATGCTGTTCATGGCGAATGAGTATCTGCGGTTCGCCCGCGAGCAGCCAGCGCTGTACGCCATGCTCACCACGCCGGGGGGCCTGCTGACGTCGGCAACCCCGACGTCCGTGACAACGGCGGCGATCGCGAATGCGATCGCGCATACGATTCCGCAGACCGCGCGCGCGGCGCTCTCGAAGCGTCTGATGCAGGTCGTCGGGGAGCTGACCGGCGCCACCGACGACGCCGAGGCGGCCGTCGCCCTGTGGGCCTTCCTGCACGGGTTCATCACGCTCGAACGGGCCGGCATGTTTGGCGCGAGCAGCCCCAAGGGCGGTTTCGCGCGCGGTGTGCGCGCGATGGCCGCCGGCTTGCGCCGTCCCGCGTCGGGGGGACATCCGGCGATCGCCGAACCCGAGCCCTCGCGAACAGCCGACGGCGCGACGGGGTAG